The window AATTCCTGATAGCTCAGATGCTCCAACAGATTCAGTTCCACACCCAGCCTTAAGTCAGACAACTTTTCAGCCGCTTCTTTGCCATTCAGCAGCCAGGCACTGCTCAAAATTCCCAAAGTACGGCCGATCCGGTCGCGCAGTTGCAGCGGAATTTGCGCAAAAAGCTGCAAACGGGTTTTGCGCTCTTCTTCCACCACTTGCTTGACAATCGCCTGTAAATTCGTCAGAATCTCTTCTTCGGATTGTCCCAGTGAAATTTGGTTGGAAATCTGAAAAATCTGACCGATTGCCTCGGTGCCTTCTCCATAAAATCCGCGCACGACCATCCCCAATTGATTGATACCGGTGATAAAGGAACCAATTTTTTTACTGATTACCAGTGCCGGCAGGTGCACCATTACCGAAGCGCGCAGACCGGTGCCAACATTGGTGGGACAAGCTGTGATATAGCCGAATTCCTTGCTGAAAGCAATCTCCAACTGTGCTTCCAGCAGATCGTCTATTTCGTTTGCCAGTTGCCAAGCTTGCTCCAACTGCAGACCGCTAAGCAATACCTGTAAACGAAGGTGATCTTCTTCATTGACCATAATACTGACCGCTTCATCCTGACGCAGGATCAGAGCGGTGGATTCTGGCTTTTCCGCCATGACGGGGCTCATCAGGTGCTTATCAATTAAAATCCTTTGTTGGTCGGGATTGAGATCCTGCAAACGGATCAGCTGCCAATTAGCTTTTGTCTTTTCACTGAGCAGCGGAAGCAGAGTCGTCAATTGAGCCAACAACTTGGCGGTGTCCTCCGCTGTCTGATGTCCGGGAAATGTAAACTGACTGAGATTGCGCGCCAATCGGATCCGGGTTGACAGAATGACATCCTGATCAGGACCATTCTGCATCCAGAAAGTTGCCGCCTGGGCGTAATGCTGCTCTACAGACATGGCTTATTCCTCCTTC of the Negativicutes bacterium genome contains:
- a CDS encoding protein arginine kinase, whose product is MSVEQHYAQAATFWMQNGPDQDVILSTRIRLARNLSQFTFPGHQTAEDTAKLLAQLTTLLPLLSEKTKANWQLIRLQDLNPDQQRILIDKHLMSPVMAEKPESTALILRQDEAVSIMVNEEDHLRLQVLLSGLQLEQAWQLANEIDDLLEAQLEIAFSKEFGYITACPTNVGTGLRASVMVHLPALVISKKIGSFITGINQLGMVVRGFYGEGTEAIGQIFQISNQISLGQSEEEILTNLQAIVKQVVEEERKTRLQLFAQIPLQLRDRIGRTLGILSSAWLLNGKEAAEKLSDLRLGVELNLLEHLSYQELNSLMVQLQPAWLNQVSGAALTADQRDVQRAAVMRRLLAQTRMKQEEKQEE